The proteins below come from a single Candidatus Deferrimicrobiaceae bacterium genomic window:
- a CDS encoding DedA family protein, protein MTLDLFIHQYGYLALVVGTILEGEVILILGGFAAHQGYLELPWVILAGFAGSLTGDQFFFFLGRWKGTAFLEKKKGWTDRAERIRAWVREYQTLITLGFRFVFVYGFRTVTPLFLGMSRMPAARFMALNVISALLWATLIGTGGYLFGAALKMFVADVKRYEGKAIAAIVATGALIHAVRTIRKKVRGRFDDRGTLPPGP, encoded by the coding sequence ATGACGCTTGATCTTTTCATCCACCAATACGGCTACTTGGCCCTCGTCGTGGGGACCATCTTGGAGGGAGAGGTCATCCTGATCCTGGGTGGGTTCGCCGCCCACCAGGGGTATCTGGAGCTCCCCTGGGTAATCCTGGCGGGATTCGCCGGGAGCCTGACCGGGGACCAGTTCTTTTTTTTCCTGGGCCGCTGGAAGGGAACGGCGTTCCTCGAAAAAAAGAAGGGCTGGACCGATCGGGCGGAGAGGATCCGGGCATGGGTCAGGGAATATCAGACCCTGATCACGCTCGGCTTCCGCTTCGTGTTCGTGTACGGGTTCCGGACCGTGACTCCCCTCTTTCTCGGGATGAGCCGGATGCCGGCGGCCCGGTTCATGGCCCTGAACGTCATCTCGGCTCTCCTCTGGGCGACATTGATCGGTACCGGGGGGTACCTCTTCGGCGCCGCGCTCAAGATGTTCGTGGCGGACGTGAAACGGTACGAAGGGAAAGCGATCGCGGCGATCGTCGCCACGGGGGCCCTCATTCATGCGGTGCGAACCATCCGGAAAAAAGTCCGCGGTCGTTTCGATGATCGGGGGACCCTTCCCCCCGGGCCATAG